The Biomphalaria glabrata chromosome 15, xgBioGlab47.1, whole genome shotgun sequence region ccccgtttcggcccgcaccacccgcacatggctagctacgccactataTTAGTTATAGGCTACAATATATTTCtgtaattaactaatttatttaGTAACAgtaacattcatttttttaaaaagatttttgctCCACACATTTGCTTTATTTTGAAGTCTATGAAAGGAATTACTGACAATGCCATTAGCACTTGAGGTCACAATGAGACGAAATGGAAGTCATTTATATTTcgataaatgtttaaatgataAAACAATGAGCTTTTAATAATATTAGGAATAAGCATGTAAAAGACACGATATGATATTATGTTATCAAGCATCtgtacatttagattaaacatattttaatcaCGACATAGAAACCTAGATCTATTTGGTTAAGTTCTTTCGTCTTTCGAGGGCAACCACGGTATTATTTATGAatttatctctagatctagatctagccttgaaagaatgtagaaatatttatgaaaggcttttaaatgtttgtattaaAAGTATAACTGggaacaacaaacaaaactaatttatatattgaaaaaaaaacatataaaatattgatattGTAAAATGTAGCTCTATGCCTAATAGCAGTGTCACGAGTTGTTTTAGAGGGAGAGCTAAGTTTATTTTGTCTCCACAATCATATGAAAAACATGAATTCCAGCCCATTACTAGGATAACAAACAAACGgtgaatatatttttcttgagtttaatgcttttaaactaatttctagATGCCTCCCAGATCTCATAGCCAAACAGAAATgttgtgagaaccactgctttgtATACCTTGTTAGAGCCAACGTGcattaactgacatagaagagagcacctggttgcaggcAGCTGGAGGGGAACCTTAGAAGCCTTCTATAGAACAACCAGGTCTTAGAGCCATGTAAAAGTGGGTTGAGAATCACTGCTTGGCAGATACTGATTGTTGTAAGCAGCAGGAGCGATCTAttccgccacactctcgcttggaggcgtccagaAGCGCTACTTGCCTTAGCTAAATAGTTATATATTACTCCTGAAAATAATGCGTCATTAGATACTGTGTTTCCCGCATATATTAAGGGTGTAGGCTACCACCAAGAGGCAAATAGAAGACAGTTTAAAAGGACTGTCCAGGATGCAACAGCCAGGCCATTGGGCTACTGCTACTGCAGTAAGGCCAGCAGAGTTTGATTAGAACAGCATAAGCAACTCAAAcgttatgaatttaaaaaacgcACTCACTTCTGGTCTTGCGAACACCAACagccttgaaaaaaaatcccttaTGCAGGCGAAAAATTACAGAAATAAGAATCATAATGAAAAATCTCTTTCAAACCAtgaaataactatttttaaaaataatgaaaactaaaacaaattaaaaaaaactactcaTATGATTTATTGTAAACAAGTTTCACAGACTACTAACTTAAAATACAAAGGCATCATAAAAACATGTATGTATGCTCTATACTGAGTaaggaatatttatatttaagatTGGTTAAACCAATATTAATATTAGGTTATatgttgttgggttttttttacttctgaagaaaacataaagaaactagaaaggACAGAAAATATAGCCGTCATAACAATTAAACGATTAGTATTCTAATTTCACTAGAGTAAAAGCGTGAGTAAAATCACCGAATTtaaacacttcaggacagaacagtaaaaagtaaagtagccatatcacataaaacactgaaccgaAATTTACAACTACAAAAACAtcacctaataaaatactcaaagagATACAACTATACATAAATGCACATTTTAAATCCACTGTAAAATTTTATAAGAATCTTTATAAGTTCTTCCTGAGCTTTCGTAAGGACAAGGATCAACCAGAAAAACTAATCAATTAGTAGTTTAAGTTTGTAATTAGTATGCAAGACTAGACTAACAAAGGGATGTAATTATCCTCTTCTCGGTctgttatttataaaaataaaaatgattagtTAGAAAATACACTAAGACCAGAAGAATAGGCTAAACACTTGGCTTGTAAACACTTGGCTTGGCttagaacaataaataatattcactTTGAACGGAATAATCTCGCATAGTATATTTGATATTACATTCATTACAGACTACGATCTTCTAGTAACCGaaagaaatgttaaaatgtaaaatactgAAACTAAGCTCAACtcttttgcattttgttttacattcaaAAGCTACTTCATCGTCTGGTCCTACCTCTGTTCACTTTGTTATAGTCTACTTTATACACTTACGGTCTATTATAAACGGTATGAAGGTAGACGAAGCAGGTGACTCACTTTCTAGATAAATGATCTTACGGAAAACACCAGGTAAAGACTTTCGTAGCTGTGGATCATCTTTGAGTGcttcacttctgacaccatagaTGTAAAGTTTATCCATGAAAGTGACCGCACCATGAAGTGACCATTCACAATTCCAAAGTCTGATCACTTGCTCGAAATCAAGTTGGTCTGATTGCGCCTTGACCAGTTTCCAGACATCACCATTGGACTGCAAGATATAAGTGGCGTGGTCATCTTTAAAACTTATCATTCCTTTGGCTGGACCTTCAAGATTGTTAAGTCTGGCCCATGTGTTTTTTGAAGTGTCATAATAGCCGATGGCAGTCTCATCCACACCTACCACAGACACAGAGTAGAAGACAAGAATAAGTTGTTCGTATGTCATTATGTGACAAATTGGTTGATCGTCCGGAATATCAGCCAATCTGGCATACGTTTGTGACTTTGGATCGAGTTGCCAGATGCTCTTCATTTTGCAATGTAACAtgtaaatgaaattatttactACTGCCACAGAGGGTATGGCtaaaggaaacatttttaaatcatAATTTTTTTCACACCAGGAATTTTCTATTAACtcaaacattgaaaacaaatagcCATCGTCATAGCGTCCATAACTTTCATTGATGACGAAAGAATATAAAGACTTGTCAACGGCGGCCAAATGGGCTACGTCTTTTCTTTGGATATTATTGAAATTAGTAGTGACCCATTTATTTcttgaaaaagaaaacacttttaTCTGAGGGATGGTATTGGGTGGCTGCTCAACAGCTAAAGCAACATTCTCATAACAACTGCTGTTTCTACGAATAGCAGCTGTTGGCCATTGGCCGTTTCTTTTGCCAATCTGAAGTTGATAGACCAGGGCACGTGTCACGAGATCTCTGGTCTGCTTGTCATTAGTGACCAGTGGATGTCCAAGCATCATCTCCAAACAAATAGAACTAGCAAGACATGTTCTCGCTCTAGACATCAGAGCAAACAGATTATGTTCTTTAATACCAGAATTAGTGAGAATACATCCGGATGTGTTCTCCCGTGAAGATTTCgaacattttgtttcatttccttCTTCATGAGAGTCCAAATCCTGAGCGTGTTCCTTGTCTTGGACTCCTGtactattaactctttcactgCTTGGGTTATGCTCAACCCATTGCAGTATCGCTTTTAAGACGTCATCTTCAGAGCTGACAACTAAATCCTGACTTTTCACCAATCTTAGAACATCAGGCATCGggagctcaaggaaatatttttctttagagAATGtggtaaaattttttaaaaagaatgccCACACTACGTCAACCACAGTATCGGCGTTTAAAAATTTACCAACTTTAAAATAGTCAACATAATTCTGTACAGAGAGAGACTTAATGACAAAATTTTCACATTCTTTCACTAAAAACTCTATCCCCAACCGATGAGCAGCCCTCCAGATGTCGATGACGTTGTCCTTTGTCAACACACCATGACCTGTATACAAAGTCTCCAGGATCAACTCAAACGTTTCACTTGAGATGTCTTCTACATCTACATTCTTTAACCCCGTTTCTATCATCCCGGATCTAAAAAGTCctctaaaaaaaacagaacaagcTGCCAGAAGAAACCTATGACACCCAAACTTTGTTGTACCAATCGTGACAGTAAAATCTTGTAGCTCTTCACATTTCCAGAAGTCACTCAAACCTTGGACAATGCCGTAGGCTACTTCTCGTTTGATCACCATGACGTTCTGATCTGTGGATATTGATTAAACAACCTTTATCTTCCTAACTTGTgacaagataataataataataataataataataataataggaacatcttcgttgcctgtcagagggcggtactgctgcagacctgccacatcaccagaaaattcctcagtggaaactatTAAAGGGAccacgatgaattttgtttctctttagcgaaactcgaccctggcagcgccagagaatgactactactctaacataataataataataatctttattatccgtaaggaaatttgtcttacaatttgtgcattacaccgaTTTTATATTAAAGAAGACTAAGTTATTACActttaaagataattttaagctttttatgttgtctgttattttttaaacacggAGAAATAAGACGTCAACTTATAACATTCCATTTCGTTCTTGCCATCTGAAAGAGTTATTTCCAATACGATCTATGAAAGATTAAATTTTCGATGACGTTATGTAATCTTTAACCTGCATGAGCCCAAGCCGTAGAGTCCCTTTTGTGTGCTCTAACtggttaattatttattttcatttatttagtttttgacGGCGAACGTTTTTGTTGAGATTCACGTCAAGAAAACAACAAGCGTACAATTTTCACTCTATGTTGACAAGCGAAAATGTTGAAATACATGTCTTGTAGTTTTAGCTTGTAAACAGTCATTCATTCACTACTGTTATATTTCAcaaactaagcgaaggaaagcgctcgaaaggtggtcaaagaaagcgcttcagggacaccctcaaagcttctctgaagacgttcagcatagacccaggcacctgggagacagaggcacatgacagagcatcatggcgtcgcgctgtgaaaactggcgcacaggttgctgtgGAAAAAAGAaccacgctggcagaagaaaaacgccagaaaagaaaagcaaggcccacgacactagctccagctggaataacctgcccagtgtgcggccgaacattccgggctcacataggtttcaccagccacatgaggaggcataaaaccccagtgcaaagccctcagccccctgaatgacaaagtggtcatcatagaaccacgatggacgaactatattatACTTCACACATAAAAGAATGATTCTTCTAACTCGCCGTTTTCTTTTAATTGGGAAATTTAGGTAGAGATCGAGCGGATTAATGGTAtaaatcagtggttctcaacgaTTGGAGAAGGAGGTCTATTGTTGttcagcctcctcaagccaatacggtaaccactgtgccagggcgctacttatgaaaataggtttcagagatatttatagttatttcaaattttaaggacctacttatgaaaataggtttcaGAGATATTAATagctatttcaaattttaaggagctgtttatgaaaataggtttcaGAGATATTTATagctatttcaaattttaaggacctacttatgaaaataggtttcaGAGATATTAATagctatttcaaattttaaggacctacttatgaaaataggtttcagagatatttatagttatttcaaattttaaggACCTACTTatgaaaatatgttttatagttaattacaataatttacaaTTTTAGTACTGCGACCCCTTTTTCAATtacagaaaagaaaattttgCTAATGTTATTAAATCATAATCTtaatttaaatatcttttatgAATAGCaattcttttcaatatcttccttgaaagaaTAATGAAAGATGCTCTCGAGGACTAGGAAGTTTCTGTAAGCATAATAGGAAGACCAATTACTAGTTTGCGCTTTGCGGACATAGATGGTCTGGCAGGCAGGGACAGATGAATTAGCTGACTTAGTGATGCGCATAGACATGACTTTCGCGGtatatggtatgcaaataaatgcagaaaaaagggctttttaaatttaaaaagggaCATCAGCTTAGCTGGCGAACTGTCAAACTAGAGTGTTCCCATTATGATagttagctagtaattcttttacttaatatatacatcaactgtcaaattcaatagggtggctgcctggttgtgcggtatacgcgctggactgtcgttcagatttttcagggttcataccctgccggCTTCTatccctgcgggaggtttggactaggaaatagattatcttcaactctgagggaacatccgaaacacgtaCAGCACTTTTCAAAAAGACAacttctagaaaaatcgttagagctgttttgGAGAGCTGTGTCCACCCAGCTTCCTGTTTCCATGAAAAAGTTGccagctgaatagaggaatcgAAAATGGAAGAGCATTCTAAAGTTTAATAATGAGAACTTATTTAAAAGGAATATCGGTAGAACCTCTGATTAAACCCCAACAAATTAccaccaattaaaaaaaaataataatagctgCGCACCTGAGTTATAGTCATGTGTATCagtcacacacaaaataattgatattaaaaaaaaataacaataacaattccaggaacaaaataacaaaacatcGAGTTCCACTATTCACTTATCTAACTCAtccgtatcttatcttataaaatacagacgttacttcataaaaaaaaaagatgatatcGTCCTAAGAGTCCTGCATCTAGtcctgcatgttaaccaatgacttaaattctgccaagtcactggttttcctggctagctcaggcagaccattccacgctctaatagcactaaggaagaaggagcatttgtacaaatttgtcctagcacgtggaacgaggaatgtgcctttagtAGTGGTAATAACAAGAGACCTACATTGCATTCCATGTGTTTACGTTTACAAATGTGACGTTTTATCGCCACATAAATCTCGTGTGTCAATCGCGGtaataatcaaataaaaaagcatttgtaAACAAGTCGAATAGAGTTTTCCAAAGAAATATCTGTATCACTGAGGTGACTAAACATTATTCGTGTATTTTATTACCCATGAAATACACAAACAAAAGCCTAAATCATAAAAGAATGGCAttggatttagatttagatctgcaTCTATTTAGTCTTGATGCACGAAGAATACTTCTTGCCTAATTAACAATATGATTGAACggatctagatttacatttaaaagaaGTTAATAtacgaaaaaacaaaattattaataaaatagaaGCTTGATTGATAACAGTCGCTTACCTCAGTAGTGCAGCTTATCAAATATAAGACACGCACTTGATCTTGGCTCGGCAGACGACAAAAGAATGTAGGTCATTGTTTTCCTGGAAATTGTTTTATTCGTTAACTTTCGCTTTCATTCTGCTCAAGcgtctttttttctctctcactctcactctctcttttctctccctctatttttctctcctctctctctctctctctctctctctctgccaaATTATTGACCTGAAAAGGCCGGGAAATACGATGTTAAGTTTTACCCGTAACTCCTTCTGCCTACATCTTCTCACTATGTCGTGTAAAATTATCTTGTGGGGGGTTAGTAACAAGTAGCGCTGATGAAAGTTACATTTTGCCTTCTATATAAATTCATTGATTGACTGTGTTAACAAAGTAAATACATTGAACAAGAAAACGAGTTCAATTATGATTAATGTTACACACTGAGTTAGCCAACCTTTTAAACCactgtttttaaaaaactggCCCTATATTCTGTTCTTATATGGGATgcctgacatttttttttaatttttgggaaTGCCcgatattttgttatttttgggAATGCCcgatattttaatttaaaataatgattttgAAAATCCATTAATGCTCCTACAGAGCAGCCATATCTCATAGCCAAACAGAAATgttgtgagaaccactgctttgtATACCTTGTTAGAGCCAACTTGCTTTAcctaacatagaagagagcgcctggttgcaggcggcttcaAAACGAGACAGCTAGAGGTCACTTACAAATGCCACGGGGGTAAAactttgagaccaaaagaaaatccgctgccgagg contains the following coding sequences:
- the LOC106077046 gene encoding uncharacterized protein LOC106077046 gives rise to the protein MVIKREVAYGIVQGLSDFWKCEELQDFTVTIGTTKFGCHRFLLAACSVFFRGLFRSGMIETGLKNVDVEDISSETFELILETLYTGHGVLTKDNVIDIWRAAHRLGIEFLVKECENFVIKSLSVQNYVDYFKVGKFLNADTVVDVVWAFFLKNFTTFSKEKYFLELPMPDVLRLVKSQDLVVSSEDDVLKAILQWVEHNPSSERVNSTGVQDKEHAQDLDSHEEGNETKCSKSSRENTSGCILTNSGIKEHNLFALMSRARTCLASSICLEMMLGHPLVTNDKQTRDLVTRALVYQLQIGKRNGQWPTAAIRRNSSCYENVALAVEQPPNTIPQIKVFSFSRNKWVTTNFNNIQRKDVAHLAAVDKSLYSFVINESYGRYDDGYLFSMFELIENSWCEKNYDLKMFPLAIPSVAVVNNFIYMLHCKMKSIWQLDPKSQTYARLADIPDDQPICHIMTYEQLILVFYSVSVVGVDETAIGYYDTSKNTWARLNNLEGPAKGMISFKDDHATYILQSNGDVWKLVKAQSDQLDFEQVIRLWNCEWSLHGAVTFMDKLYIYGVRSEALKDDPQLRKSLPGVFRKIIYLESESPASSTFIPFIIDRKCIK